A genomic region of Ktedonobacteraceae bacterium contains the following coding sequences:
- the gabT gene encoding 4-aminobutyrate--2-oxoglutarate transaminase: MSENVPYYDIPGANSRELLAKRQQFVARGVSSYTSIFAAKADGAIIEDVDGNRYIDFAGGIGAMNIGHARPEVTQAIAEQAAKFTHTCFSVVMYEPYVDLAERIVKLAPGNFPKKAIFFNSGAEAVENAVKIARWATGRPGIITFDNAFHGRTLMTMTMTSKVKPYKFGFGPYAPEVYRAPFPYAYRMNMTDQEASAFCIAELERMFSGDVAPEQVAAIVIEPVQGEGGFMVAPPGFLRALKAICEKYGILFVADEIQSGFCRTGRMFAVEHDGVAPDMMIIAKSMGAGMPISGVVGRAEIMDAPPPGTLGGTYSGNPVACAAAIAVLDLFEKDDYAARSREIGHAVTERFLRLQERFPMIGDVRGLGGMVAMELVKDRTTKEPDSHAASDVLAAAHHRGLILIKAGMYDNVLRVLVPLCITNEQLQQGLDIFEDAFVAVAGAATAQVSSVG; the protein is encoded by the coding sequence ATGTCCGAAAATGTTCCCTACTACGACATCCCTGGAGCAAATTCACGCGAGCTCCTGGCTAAACGCCAGCAATTTGTAGCGCGCGGCGTTTCTTCCTACACCAGCATATTTGCGGCGAAAGCTGATGGCGCTATTATCGAGGATGTCGATGGCAATCGCTATATTGATTTCGCGGGTGGCATCGGCGCGATGAATATTGGGCATGCACGACCGGAAGTGACTCAAGCTATAGCAGAGCAGGCCGCTAAATTCACGCATACCTGCTTCAGCGTCGTAATGTATGAACCTTACGTTGACCTGGCCGAGCGCATCGTCAAGCTAGCCCCCGGCAACTTCCCGAAAAAAGCCATTTTCTTCAACAGCGGCGCGGAGGCCGTCGAAAATGCGGTAAAGATTGCTCGCTGGGCCACGGGCCGGCCGGGCATCATCACGTTTGATAACGCTTTCCATGGCAGGACATTGATGACCATGACGATGACCTCAAAGGTGAAACCCTATAAGTTCGGTTTCGGCCCTTACGCACCGGAAGTCTACCGCGCGCCTTTCCCCTATGCCTATCGTATGAATATGACTGATCAGGAGGCCTCGGCATTCTGCATTGCGGAGCTTGAGCGCATGTTCAGCGGAGACGTGGCGCCGGAACAGGTAGCCGCCATCGTTATCGAGCCTGTGCAGGGCGAGGGCGGCTTCATGGTTGCGCCTCCTGGATTTTTACGTGCGCTCAAAGCCATCTGTGAAAAATACGGTATCCTGTTCGTCGCAGACGAGATTCAATCCGGTTTTTGCCGCACCGGCAGGATGTTCGCGGTCGAGCATGATGGCGTTGCACCCGATATGATGATTATCGCGAAGTCTATGGGCGCGGGCATGCCTATCAGCGGCGTAGTTGGTCGTGCTGAAATCATGGATGCGCCTCCTCCCGGAACTCTTGGCGGTACATATAGCGGCAACCCGGTCGCGTGCGCAGCCGCGATTGCTGTGCTGGACCTCTTTGAAAAAGACGATTATGCCGCCCGCTCGCGAGAGATCGGACACGCTGTTACCGAACGTTTCTTGAGGCTTCAAGAGCGATTCCCGATGATCGGCGATGTACGTGGTCTGGGCGGCATGGTGGCGATGGAACTGGTAAAGGACCGCACGACCAAAGAACCTGATTCGCATGCGGCAAGCGACGTGCTGGCGGCTGCGCATCATCGCGGCCTGATACTGATTAAAGCGGGAATGTACGATAATGTCCTGCGCGTACTGGTGCCTCTCTGCATTACCAACGAACAGTTGCAGCAAGGCCTGGACATCTTCGAGGATGCCTTTGTAGCGGTCGCGGGAGCGGCAACCGCGCAGGTCAGTTCCGTTGGATAA
- a CDS encoding DinB family protein → MTNTTLKSGLLDLLQLAWNEEQDVLNGLSEAERNEAGTPQHWSVKDNIAHIAFWREQTVNRLTDVSLDNAPLDADEVERRNQKRFEEHRYRSWPEVLLEDKDSQDKLIEQVQKLTDDDLLSTSLFAWQRGRLLLSAILVNGYWHVQEHLAQFYFDRGNYEKALSIAEKLAHALNNALQQWDAAASARGDTLYNLACFYARANRLDEALPVLKESLRLNPELVEWSHQDPDLVLLREKYGFQSPPGKGPGPAASAWGEYSSQT, encoded by the coding sequence ATGACGAACACAACGCTCAAGTCAGGGCTACTCGACCTGCTCCAGCTTGCCTGGAACGAAGAGCAAGACGTACTCAATGGGCTAAGCGAAGCCGAGCGTAATGAAGCCGGCACGCCGCAGCATTGGTCAGTAAAGGATAACATAGCGCATATCGCTTTTTGGAGAGAGCAAACGGTTAATCGGCTGACTGATGTCTCACTTGATAATGCGCCACTCGATGCTGATGAAGTTGAACGGCGCAATCAGAAAAGGTTCGAGGAGCATCGCTATCGTTCATGGCCGGAAGTGTTGCTTGAGGATAAAGACAGTCAAGATAAGCTTATCGAGCAAGTACAAAAACTGACCGATGATGATCTATTAAGTACCTCGCTTTTTGCCTGGCAGAGAGGGCGCCTGCTCTTATCCGCAATTTTGGTCAATGGCTACTGGCACGTGCAGGAGCACCTGGCGCAGTTTTACTTTGACCGTGGCAATTACGAAAAAGCTCTGAGCATTGCAGAGAAGCTGGCGCACGCCTTAAATAATGCCTTGCAACAATGGGATGCAGCTGCGTCCGCAAGAGGGGATACACTCTACAATCTGGCCTGCTTTTATGCTAGAGCCAACCGGCTTGATGAGGCTTTGCCTGTGTTGAAAGAATCTCTGCGACTTAATCCTGAGCTTGTAGAGTGGTCGCATCAGGACCCAGACCTGGTTCTGTTGCGAGAGAAGTATGGGTTTCAATCCCCGCCGGGAAAAGGTCCGGGTCCTGCCGCTTCTGCGTGGGGAGAGTATAGCAGCCAAACCTGA
- a CDS encoding L-threonylcarbamoyladenylate synthase, translating to MELMKTEVLKINPTHPEASIIEYAAALIQQGEVVVFPTETVYGLGADAFQPVALERIFAAKGRPFSDPLIVHIAGEDALGLLTASIPERARRLAQAFWPGPLTLILPRGSRVPRLVTAGLDTVAVRMPRHPVAQALIRATGSPIAAPSANRFMHVSPTMAQHAFADLDGRVPLILDGGPSEVGVESTVLDLCSEVPRILRPGGVSLEALRSVLPEVQPPVLRTPEQVNEAEAQVAPGQMLIHYAPVIPLLLFDGGLEAMRNAMLDELRRRRSSGERVGVLIADEDVPVFEDSEAAIRTLGSANDPRQIATALFAGLRALESAGVDVILCRSFDEHGLGLAIRDRLLKAAGGKVVPCEIP from the coding sequence ATGGAGCTTATGAAGACGGAAGTCCTAAAGATAAATCCCACTCATCCCGAAGCATCGATAATCGAGTATGCCGCTGCGCTGATACAGCAAGGTGAAGTGGTTGTGTTTCCTACTGAAACGGTGTACGGGCTGGGTGCGGATGCCTTTCAACCGGTGGCCCTGGAGCGAATTTTTGCGGCTAAAGGTCGTCCATTCAGCGATCCCCTGATTGTGCATATCGCAGGGGAAGATGCGCTTGGACTATTGACTGCTTCTATTCCTGAACGGGCGAGGCGCTTAGCACAGGCATTCTGGCCCGGGCCTCTTACGCTGATCCTTCCACGGGGGTCGCGAGTGCCCCGATTGGTTACAGCAGGGTTGGATACGGTCGCGGTGCGCATGCCGCGCCACCCTGTTGCGCAGGCACTTATTCGTGCGACCGGTTCACCTATTGCCGCGCCCAGCGCCAACCGTTTCATGCATGTCAGCCCCACAATGGCGCAGCACGCGTTTGCCGACCTGGATGGGCGCGTGCCTTTAATTCTGGATGGTGGTCCCAGTGAGGTGGGAGTGGAATCGACGGTGCTTGATCTTTGCTCTGAAGTACCCAGAATTTTACGTCCGGGCGGGGTCAGTCTGGAAGCCTTGCGAAGTGTTTTGCCGGAAGTTCAACCGCCGGTGCTACGCACTCCTGAGCAGGTGAATGAAGCAGAGGCGCAGGTAGCTCCCGGTCAGATGCTCATCCATTATGCTCCTGTTATCCCGTTACTGCTCTTTGATGGCGGGCTTGAGGCCATGCGCAATGCAATGCTGGATGAGTTGCGGCGCAGGCGTTCGTCTGGAGAACGAGTTGGAGTACTCATAGCCGATGAAGATGTGCCAGTTTTTGAGGACAGCGAAGCGGCTATTCGGACGCTGGGAAGCGCGAATGATCCGCGGCAGATAGCAACGGCATTGTTTGCGGGTTTGCGCGCATTGGAATCGGCGGGCGTAGATGTGATTCTTTGCCGTAGCTTTGATGAACATGGGCTGGGACTGGCCATACGTGACCGGTTGTTGAAGGCAGCGGGTGGCAAAGTAGTGCCGTGTGAAATACCTTGA
- a CDS encoding DUF4342 domain-containing protein: MTQADPNNVEQRASYQEELQVMGEQLVSKVKELLHEGNVRRIIIKQEGHTILEIPLSVGVVGVLVAPLWAALGAIGALLAQCSIEVVRAERPTSDEPPAAL; this comes from the coding sequence ATGACACAGGCAGATCCAAACAATGTTGAACAGAGGGCCAGCTACCAGGAAGAGCTTCAGGTAATGGGCGAGCAACTCGTCTCGAAGGTGAAAGAGTTGCTCCACGAGGGCAATGTGCGCCGCATTATCATTAAGCAAGAGGGCCACACAATTCTGGAAATCCCTCTATCCGTTGGCGTTGTTGGTGTCCTCGTGGCTCCACTGTGGGCCGCGCTTGGCGCAATTGGTGCGCTGTTAGCCCAGTGTTCGATTGAGGTGGTTCGCGCCGAGCGACCAACTTCTGATGAGCCCCCTGCGGCCCTCTAA
- a CDS encoding DNA topoisomerase (ATP-hydrolyzing), which yields MARVTENTTPEVGIIREEDFSVIMTQAFATYGLSVVTDRALPDARDGLKPVQRRILAGMRDARFLSSRPTVKSAEVVGLILGNYHPHGDASVYDAAVRLAQPFTLRYPLIEGQGNMGSEDGDAPAAYRYTEMRLSPLAEALMADMERETVPLHPTYKQDPKVVEPDYLPGRIPPVVNPSSGIAVGLSTNIPPHNLTEVLRACIALLDRPHMTVDELMTYIQGPDFCQGGRIMGIEGIRDYLTTGKGRIIVRAEVRLEETPRSRALIVTQLPPIGRDKVKASIVKAINARKLEGLMPDLRDESDTEKGTRIVLELRKDADAAQALSQLFSETDLQVSLSFQMVYLFGEPMQAARQPKQVGMIELLNYWNAHQIDVLTRRAQFDLRKAQERLHIVEGLIIGAANADRIVKIFQQAADRAEARKKIETTYKLTSIQSEVIASMTLAQVTRLDASKYAKEKEELQARIHELELLLADRKALIALLKKEMQQLIKQFGDERRTLIEVEGQAHAPIIEVASLHEREPLTIAFTRNGTLKTLPAETYKPKGKNGDAEYVPVRGDEQLRQVVAATSQDYVLCVSSAGRVFQVASHKIPQGTRPARGEPVRKLLELAANEEIVTILPVDAYDDDRYLVTFSKLGKVKKSALSEYRTADVDGLQDMKLADGDVVVTALIARGQGEYFVTTDNAQTLRFSDEALRAQGRVGQGVAAIALTPGARVVSASYLDGESQETLDASLSLFVITESGLAKKVSLDQYPQKGRATGGVVTTELLAKDRVLLAMIMDEHDYLLVIWNGDGNEQVKAIKVSELKSLNRARKGVPLVNGHVLGVVKLGV from the coding sequence ATGGCTCGTGTGACTGAAAATACTACACCAGAAGTTGGGATTATTCGCGAAGAAGATTTTTCTGTCATCATGACGCAGGCCTTCGCGACCTATGGCCTCTCGGTTGTGACCGACCGGGCGCTGCCTGATGCACGTGACGGTCTGAAACCTGTGCAGCGGCGTATTCTCGCGGGTATGCGCGATGCCCGTTTCCTCTCCAGCCGTCCGACGGTGAAAAGCGCCGAAGTGGTTGGTCTCATTCTGGGCAATTATCATCCCCATGGCGATGCCTCGGTCTATGACGCTGCCGTTCGCCTCGCGCAGCCCTTTACTCTGCGCTATCCCTTAATCGAGGGCCAGGGCAATATGGGCAGCGAGGATGGAGATGCGCCCGCTGCCTATCGCTACACTGAAATGCGCCTCTCTCCGTTAGCTGAAGCGCTGATGGCAGATATGGAGCGCGAGACGGTTCCGCTGCATCCCACCTACAAGCAGGACCCGAAAGTTGTGGAGCCGGATTACCTTCCGGGACGCATTCCGCCGGTTGTCAATCCATCCAGTGGTATCGCTGTAGGTCTCTCAACCAACATTCCACCGCATAATCTAACCGAGGTATTGCGTGCCTGCATCGCCCTGCTGGACCGCCCTCATATGACCGTTGATGAGTTGATGACCTATATCCAGGGACCTGATTTTTGCCAGGGTGGTCGCATTATGGGCATTGAGGGCATTCGCGATTACCTGACGACTGGCAAGGGGCGCATCATTGTGCGGGCGGAAGTGCGCCTGGAAGAAACGCCGCGCAGTCGTGCTCTGATTGTGACACAGCTGCCGCCGATTGGTAGAGATAAGGTAAAAGCCTCAATCGTCAAAGCCATCAATGCGCGCAAACTGGAAGGGCTGATGCCTGATTTGCGCGATGAAAGCGATACTGAAAAGGGTACGCGTATCGTGCTGGAACTGCGCAAGGATGCTGATGCGGCGCAGGCTCTCTCGCAGCTTTTCAGCGAAACAGATTTGCAGGTCTCGCTCTCGTTCCAGATGGTCTATCTCTTTGGTGAGCCGATGCAGGCCGCACGCCAGCCGAAGCAGGTGGGGATGATCGAACTCCTCAACTACTGGAATGCGCACCAGATCGATGTATTGACGCGCCGGGCACAGTTTGATCTGCGTAAAGCCCAGGAGCGCCTGCATATCGTCGAAGGCCTGATTATAGGCGCGGCCAACGCTGATCGTATCGTCAAGATTTTCCAGCAGGCAGCGGACCGGGCAGAAGCGCGCAAAAAGATCGAGACTACCTATAAGCTGACATCGATCCAATCCGAAGTCATTGCCTCTATGACGCTGGCGCAGGTGACGCGGCTGGATGCAAGCAAGTATGCGAAAGAGAAAGAGGAGCTGCAAGCCCGCATTCACGAGTTAGAATTGCTACTGGCCGACCGCAAAGCGCTGATTGCACTTTTGAAAAAAGAGATGCAGCAGCTAATCAAGCAGTTTGGCGATGAGCGCCGCACGCTTATCGAGGTGGAAGGCCAGGCGCATGCGCCCATCATCGAGGTGGCGAGCCTGCATGAGCGCGAACCCCTGACTATTGCCTTCACACGCAATGGCACGCTCAAGACGCTTCCGGCAGAGACGTATAAGCCGAAAGGCAAAAATGGTGATGCTGAATACGTCCCGGTGCGTGGGGATGAGCAGTTGCGGCAGGTAGTTGCCGCGACCTCGCAGGATTATGTGTTGTGTGTCTCTTCAGCCGGTCGCGTTTTTCAGGTCGCGTCGCATAAGATTCCGCAAGGGACGCGACCAGCGCGTGGTGAGCCAGTACGCAAGCTGTTGGAACTGGCCGCGAACGAGGAAATAGTGACGATTTTGCCTGTTGATGCTTATGATGACGACCGCTACCTGGTTACCTTTAGCAAGCTGGGCAAGGTGAAGAAATCCGCTCTGAGCGAGTATCGTACAGCTGATGTGGATGGCTTGCAGGATATGAAGCTCGCGGATGGAGATGTGGTCGTCACTGCGTTGATAGCGCGTGGGCAAGGCGAATACTTCGTGACGACGGACAATGCGCAGACCCTGCGTTTCAGTGACGAAGCATTGCGTGCTCAGGGGCGTGTAGGTCAGGGCGTTGCTGCTATTGCTCTTACTCCGGGCGCCAGGGTTGTAAGCGCTTCCTACCTGGATGGCGAATCCCAGGAGACTTTGGATGCCTCTCTAAGCCTGTTCGTGATAACTGAGTCGGGTCTGGCCAAGAAGGTGTCGCTGGACCAGTATCCTCAAAAGGGACGAGCAACGGGCGGTGTTGTAACGACGGAATTGCTTGCGAAGGATCGTGTGCTGCTGGCAATGATCATGGATGAACACGATTACCTGCTGGTCATCTGGAATGGCGATGGCAACGAACAGGTGAAGGCGATCAAAGTGAGCGAGTTGAAATCTCTCAATCGAGCGAGGAAGGGTGTGCCGCTGGTGAATGGGCATGTGCTAGGAGTGGTAAAATTAGGAGTATGA
- a CDS encoding CHAT domain-containing protein, whose translation MQEEDNVQLFKVTVGIDRKITTQHTLNRDIGFPTAYLKPASAVQWDTITTLSKIFREGRLLEEDEFRTLGANLYEFLLNNPVGDLINRIISEKSGFDKQEGAILRLELEFEEDEYGINSDKLEFLSWPWEYLYCWQQQMFLSEVTQLVLTRRLFLRKGENKRDLLIKDRDKPRVLFVCASPKASPDEPQLSRVQSAILFEMFNEEPIRSKIDLLEPLLIANNEEDVQNGVDNDKLRRGFATWQAFKTLVATYRPNIIHFVGHGRFEKDKGEIAFLTADESHSAHWINQEAIARELKGIKEVRLVFLQACESGVGGKIANPYRAISGIASRLAAENIPAVVAMQSKISNKESNRFAKEFYTALLESRAIEAAVLQGREKLLQDLGDWSVSKAFGLPVLYLRSNDSILLPPKQKQRSTPNTNEGSLSENSNQFIGTPDSGYCPRCHAFYEAGVTGCVECGTPFFCSKCKRPIITTLKNEKARFCPYCFPPTPLALPPLPADTVSTDSFSRTGKTGPL comes from the coding sequence ATGCAAGAAGAGGATAATGTCCAACTGTTCAAAGTAACTGTTGGCATTGATAGAAAGATCACTACTCAGCACACATTGAATCGTGATATAGGTTTTCCAACCGCCTATTTGAAACCAGCTTCCGCTGTTCAATGGGACACAATTACCACACTTTCAAAGATATTTCGTGAAGGCCGGTTGCTTGAAGAGGATGAATTTCGTACCCTGGGCGCGAATTTATACGAATTCTTGCTAAACAATCCGGTTGGGGACCTGATTAATCGCATCATTTCAGAAAAATCCGGTTTTGACAAGCAAGAAGGTGCTATATTGCGTCTTGAGCTTGAGTTTGAAGAGGATGAGTATGGCATAAACAGCGATAAATTAGAATTTCTAAGCTGGCCCTGGGAATATCTTTATTGCTGGCAGCAGCAGATGTTTTTGTCTGAGGTCACACAATTAGTTCTTACCCGGCGCCTCTTTTTACGTAAGGGGGAGAACAAGCGTGACCTGTTGATCAAAGATAGGGACAAACCAAGGGTATTATTTGTTTGCGCAAGCCCCAAGGCAAGCCCTGATGAACCGCAACTCAGTAGAGTACAAAGTGCGATCCTTTTTGAAATGTTCAATGAAGAGCCTATCAGAAGTAAAATTGATTTATTAGAACCTCTCCTGATCGCCAATAATGAAGAAGATGTACAAAATGGGGTAGATAATGATAAACTCAGGCGCGGTTTTGCCACATGGCAAGCTTTTAAGACGCTTGTTGCTACCTATAGACCCAATATTATTCATTTTGTTGGCCATGGTCGTTTTGAGAAAGACAAGGGAGAAATAGCGTTTTTAACCGCTGATGAGTCTCATAGCGCTCATTGGATTAATCAAGAAGCCATAGCCAGAGAACTCAAGGGGATAAAGGAAGTGCGACTGGTATTTTTACAGGCCTGCGAAAGTGGCGTTGGTGGTAAAATAGCCAATCCCTACAGAGCTATTTCTGGTATTGCTAGCAGACTTGCAGCTGAAAATATCCCTGCTGTAGTGGCGATGCAATCAAAAATTTCAAACAAAGAAAGTAACCGCTTCGCAAAAGAGTTTTATACGGCACTGCTTGAATCAAGGGCGATAGAAGCAGCAGTATTACAAGGTAGAGAGAAACTGCTGCAAGATCTGGGAGACTGGTCTGTAAGCAAGGCATTCGGTTTGCCAGTGCTCTACTTACGCAGCAACGATAGCATTTTGCTGCCACCTAAGCAAAAGCAGCGTTCAACCCCAAACACTAATGAGGGTAGCCTTTCTGAGAATTCTAACCAATTTATCGGCACACCCGATTCCGGCTATTGCCCGCGATGCCATGCTTTTTATGAAGCAGGCGTGACGGGATGCGTTGAATGTGGGACGCCTTTCTTTTGTAGTAAGTGTAAAAGACCTATAATAACTACTCTTAAGAATGAGAAAGCTCGCTTCTGTCCATATTGTTTTCCCCCAACTCCTCTGGCATTACCCCCTCTTCCTGCAGATACAGTCTCGACAGATAGTTTTAGCAGAACGGGAAAAACAGGACCGCTATGA
- a CDS encoding helix-hairpin-helix domain-containing protein, whose amino-acid sequence MSIIQLTQTIQILPSAYRPGKYPLQPMLPGMEPEDTTPAIITNRQIAEVLSSVANVLESANSNPYRVQAYRNAARGVLELQEQAATILARGEELPVPGLGERLRRRIAELVQTGTMTFYNDLCMQALPTGARALLAIEHVGPHTAIRLHEELGIDTPEKLWWAAHQQRIRRLPGFGPRSEARLKEAAAQVAGRNSETNTLSGVA is encoded by the coding sequence ATGAGTATCATACAACTGACACAAACAATACAAATTTTGCCATCTGCCTATAGGCCCGGTAAATATCCCTTACAGCCCATGTTGCCAGGGATGGAGCCGGAGGATACAACGCCTGCAATCATTACGAATCGCCAGATTGCCGAAGTGCTCTCAAGCGTTGCGAACGTGTTGGAGTCGGCGAACAGTAATCCTTATCGCGTTCAGGCCTACCGTAATGCAGCTCGCGGCGTTCTTGAATTGCAGGAACAGGCAGCAACTATTCTGGCGCGCGGTGAGGAACTGCCGGTGCCAGGCCTGGGAGAGCGTCTACGCAGGCGCATTGCGGAGCTTGTTCAAACCGGCACGATGACCTTCTACAATGATCTTTGCATGCAAGCTCTGCCGACCGGCGCGCGAGCATTGCTGGCCATCGAACATGTAGGCCCTCATACCGCCATCCGGTTGCACGAGGAACTCGGCATAGATACGCCGGAAAAGCTCTGGTGGGCCGCCCACCAGCAGCGCATTCGCAGACTACCAGGCTTCGGCCCTCGCAGCGAGGCTCGCCTGAAGGAGGCAGCAGCGCAGGTCGCCGGACGTAATAGCGAAACAAACACTTTGAGTGGAGTAGCATAG
- a CDS encoding EVE domain-containing protein: MAYFLAKTDPDHYSLADLERDKVTVWDGVRNPQAVRVIKDMRPGDEVLIYHSQGDAAIVGLARVASEPRPDPNDDKSWVVDMEFVRRFAEPVTLKEIKESHKFDDWSLVRQGRLSTMAVPENVVAWLKERKVL; this comes from the coding sequence ATGGCATATTTTCTAGCAAAAACTGACCCTGATCACTACTCCCTCGCCGATTTGGAGAGAGACAAGGTAACCGTGTGGGATGGAGTACGGAATCCGCAAGCGGTACGTGTTATTAAGGACATGCGGCCCGGGGATGAGGTGCTGATCTATCACAGCCAGGGTGATGCGGCGATTGTCGGCCTTGCTCGCGTGGCATCGGAGCCTCGTCCAGATCCAAATGACGACAAAAGCTGGGTAGTGGATATGGAGTTTGTGCGCCGGTTCGCGGAACCCGTTACGCTGAAGGAGATCAAGGAGAGCCATAAATTCGATGACTGGAGCCTGGTGCGCCAGGGACGCCTCTCAACGATGGCCGTTCCGGAGAATGTGGTCGCCTGGCTCAAGGAGAGGAAGGTATTGTAG
- a CDS encoding crotonase/enoyl-CoA hydratase family protein yields the protein MPDTNEVEVRHEGPITIIRINRPQVRNAINKMTATALRKAWMDFEADENALAGILTGGDEVFCAGADLHDINQFDVDIEGPGPLGFTRLFVSKPTIAAIAGYCVAGGLELACWCDLRIADESAIFGCFERRFGVPLIDGGTQRLPRIIGLGRALEMILTGRAVPANEALDWGLANEVVPRGQSLQRAMELAHMLAQFPQTAMRNDRQAAYQGLGKDLAEGLRQEARLGADTLNSGEAAEGAKQFQQGKGRKGDFSA from the coding sequence ATGCCAGATACGAACGAGGTTGAAGTACGACACGAAGGCCCCATTACCATTATTCGCATCAATCGCCCACAGGTCAGGAATGCCATTAACAAGATGACGGCTACGGCGCTGAGGAAAGCCTGGATGGATTTCGAGGCGGACGAAAACGCGCTGGCCGGCATTTTAACCGGTGGAGACGAGGTATTTTGTGCCGGCGCTGATCTTCACGATATTAACCAGTTCGATGTGGACATAGAGGGTCCGGGCCCGCTCGGTTTCACTCGTTTGTTCGTCAGCAAACCTACTATCGCTGCCATTGCCGGCTATTGTGTCGCAGGCGGGCTTGAACTCGCCTGCTGGTGCGACCTGCGAATCGCGGACGAAAGCGCCATATTTGGCTGTTTTGAACGACGCTTCGGCGTACCCTTGATTGATGGCGGAACACAGCGACTGCCGCGTATCATTGGCCTTGGCCGCGCCCTGGAAATGATTCTGACCGGTCGCGCAGTACCGGCCAACGAGGCGCTCGACTGGGGCCTGGCAAACGAGGTGGTTCCGCGCGGGCAAAGCTTACAACGTGCAATGGAATTGGCTCACATGCTGGCACAATTTCCACAGACTGCTATGCGCAACGACCGGCAGGCAGCATATCAAGGTCTGGGCAAGGACCTGGCGGAAGGACTTCGCCAGGAAGCAAGACTTGGAGCTGATACGCTAAACAGCGGCGAGGCGGCAGAAGGCGCGAAGCAATTCCAGCAGGGCAAGGGACGCAAGGGCGATTTCAGCGCCTAA
- a CDS encoding aminotransferase class IV, which translates to MDKQALWYVDGQWVHPHEASLSVNDIAVLRGYSVFESMRTYDRRPFYLDDHLDRLYRSAELIEMTIPWPREHIAGVIREIIARNTYRHAALRLLVTGGESEDGILPSGSPKLIVMITPLGERDMERFARGYKLITSSLQRVSPEAKTTNYIAAVRALKEAELRGANDALFVSEQGHVLEATRSNFFIFLGDTLVTPREGVLIGITRNVVLELARGRFAIEERPILMTELLAADEAFITSSSREITPIVQIDERAIGDGKPGSRTYELEQRFIEMIEQGNFS; encoded by the coding sequence ATGGACAAGCAAGCGCTGTGGTACGTTGATGGCCAGTGGGTACATCCGCACGAAGCCTCTCTTTCCGTAAATGATATTGCCGTCTTGCGCGGGTACAGTGTCTTTGAGTCGATGCGCACGTATGACCGGCGTCCTTTTTACCTGGACGATCACCTGGATCGCCTCTATCGCTCTGCCGAATTGATTGAGATGACGATTCCCTGGCCGCGAGAGCATATTGCCGGTGTAATACGAGAGATTATTGCGCGAAATACCTACCGGCATGCTGCCTTGCGATTGCTGGTTACGGGGGGCGAAAGCGAGGATGGCATTTTACCATCCGGCTCACCAAAACTGATCGTGATGATTACTCCGCTGGGCGAGCGAGATATGGAGCGCTTTGCCAGGGGATACAAGTTGATCACGAGTAGCTTACAGCGTGTCTCGCCGGAAGCCAAGACGACCAATTATATAGCTGCTGTTCGTGCTCTAAAGGAGGCGGAATTGCGAGGTGCGAACGATGCGCTTTTTGTCAGCGAACAGGGACACGTGCTGGAAGCTACCCGTAGCAATTTCTTCATTTTTCTGGGAGATACACTCGTCACACCGCGAGAGGGAGTATTAATCGGCATTACGCGCAATGTCGTGCTGGAATTGGCGCGGGGGCGCTTTGCGATTGAGGAACGGCCTATCCTGATGACGGAATTGTTGGCCGCAGATGAGGCATTTATCACCTCGTCATCAAGGGAGATTACACCCATTGTGCAGATTGATGAGCGAGCAATTGGCGATGGGAAGCCGGGTTCAAGGACATACGAGCTGGAGCAGCGATTTATTGAGATGATAGAGCAGGGCAATTTCTCATGA